In Lotus japonicus ecotype B-129 chromosome 5, LjGifu_v1.2, one genomic interval encodes:
- the LOC130720662 gene encoding annexin Gh1-like, whose translation MRRKNLKRGKLMLCLRFCVHRSTWRSTKQLECAKYVHSYLSYLWNHAASTRVQKYGWGTNEDLIISILGHRNAAQRKPIRETCAETYGEDLLKALDKELTSDFERLVHVWALDSAKRDAFLENEATERWTSSNQVLVEIACTRSSEQLFATRKAYHALNKKSLEKDVAHHTTEDFRKWIN comes from the exons ATGAGGAGAAAAAACCTGAAGAGAGGAAAGCTCATGCTCTGTTTGAG ATTTTGTGTTCATAGGTCAACTTGGAGATCGACAAAGCAATTAGAGTGCGCAAA GTATGTGCATAGTTACCTAAGCTATTTGTGGAACCATGCAGCAAGTACAAGGGTGCAAAAATATG GATGGGGAACTAATGAGGATCTGATCATATCGATCTTGGGTCATCGGAATGCTGCTCAAAGGAAGCCTATCAGGGAAACTTGTGCTGAAACTTATGGAGAAGATCTTCTCAAGGCCTTGGACAAAGAGTTGACCAGTGACTTTGAG AGGCTGGTTCACGTTTGGGCCCTTGATTCCGCAAAACGTGATGCATTTTTGGAAAACGAAGCAACTGAGAGATGGACTTCAAGCAATCAGGTGCTGGTGGAAATAGCCTGCACTAGGTCCTCTGAACAATTGTTTGCTACGAGAAAGGCTTATCATGCTCTTAATAAAAAGTCTCTTGAGAAGGATGTTGCTCATCATACAACAGAGGACTTCCGTAAG TGGATCAACTGA
- the LOC130719735 gene encoding uncharacterized protein LOC130719735 yields MWWRDLNNTCVGPAAGNWFEGCLCRRIGEGDETLFWVEDWHGRGKFRDVFADLFSVSSQQNFTVSQMGRWVDGKWLWSFRWKERLSSALEGQLNSLLSIVTCFKPTLGVKDSWKWIKEGRGNYSVSSAYESIFAGAITTDKPTFKLLWKVAAPSNALALGWKLILNRIQTKDNLSRRNIQIADSSCALCLAVEESAAHLFFSCRFAWEVWSCILKWLGMTSVLPASPEDHFLQFCWDLSPKIRAGLSTIWLAVVWETWNGRNAKIFNEKECTSAEIFDQARMKALAEGQK; encoded by the coding sequence ATGTGGTGGAGGGATCTGAATAATACTTGTGTAGGCCCAGCTGCTGGAAATTGGTTCGAAGGTTGTCTATGCCGGAGAATTGGGGAAGGTGATGAGACACTATTTTGGGTGGAAGATTGGCATGGTCGTGGAAAATTTAGAGATGTTTTTGCTGATCTATTTTCTGTTTCATCTCAACAAAATTTCACTGTATCACAGATGGGACGCTGGGTTGATGGTAAGTGGCTTTGGTCTTTCCGCTGGAAAGAGAGATTGAGCAGTGCTTTGGAGGGGCAATTAAATTCTCTGCTAAGCATAGTTACTTGTTTCAAACCAACCTTGGGGGTTAAAGACTCGTGGAAGTGGATTAAAGAGGGGCGTGGGAATTACTCAGTCAGTTCCGCATATGAATCTATCTTTGCAGGCGCCATTACTACTGATAAACCAACTTTCAAGCTGCTGTGGAAGGTGGCAGCTCCCTCAAATGCTTTGGCACTAGGTTGGAAATTAATCTTAAATCGAATCCAAACGAAAGACAACTTGTCAAGGAGGAACATTCAAATTGCAGACTCATCTTGTGCTCTCTGCTTGGCGGTGGAGGAAAGCGCTGCACACCTCTTTTTCTCCTGCAGATTTGCGTGGGAGGTCTGGTCTTGTATTCTAAAGTGGCTGGGTATGACCTCTGTTCTTCCTGCATCCCCTGAGGACCATTTTTTGCAATTTTGCTGGGACTTATCTCCAAAAATTAGAGCTGGTTTATCTACAATCTGGTTGGCTGTAGTGTGGGAAACTTGGAATGGCAGGAATGCTAAAATTTTTAACGAGAAGGAATGTACTTCTGCAGAGATTTTTGACCAAGCTAGAATGAAAGCTTTGGCTGAGGGCCAAAAATAA
- the LOC130718728 gene encoding F-box/kelch-repeat protein At3g06240-like produces the protein MAAPLAVSDEVVFSILSKLPLKSLKRFICIHKSFSLLLEDSYFMTTFRTNFISKLHSYYHHTSLLLLQADANSSAMYLLSGESFQNRLKLHWPPPFQEDSRYVEILNSGIHGTLCLHRNRGYRGDIVLWNPSTEEFKIIPPSPIESLPYMDILLRLHGFSYDHVTDDYKVIREVSFFQYLTDFEGDWDDVPKCPDPYPDPLWEIYSLRSNSWRKLDIEMHSAYRDDSIYMNGVCHWLCRPNQDIDEGHLLSFNFSHESSFTTALPLDLCDIMIINRPVVLNGSIAVISNHCETTTFHITVLGEVGVKESWMKLFTVGPLPCVEYPIGMGKKGDIFFTKKDEEVVWFDLGTMMVQEIGLKGKSPCTRMVIYKENLLRLSK, from the coding sequence ATGGCGGCTCCTCTCGCAGTATCAGATGAAGTTGTTTTCTCAATTCTATCAAAGTTGCCTCTGAAATCCCTAAAACGATTCATCTGTATTCACAAATCCTTCTCTCTTTTACTTGAAGACTCTTATTTCATGACCACGTTCCGCACCAATTTCATATCAAAACTTCATTCTTATTATCATCACACATCCCTCCTCTTGCTTCAAGCAGATGCTAATTCTTCTGCCATGTATTTGCTTTCCGGCGAGAGTTTTCAAAACAGACTCAAATTACACTGGCCACCTCCTTTTCAAGAGGATTCCAGATATGTTGAAATTTTGAATTCTGGTATTCATGGCACCCTTTGTCTCCACCGAAATCGTGGATATCGTGGAGACATTGTGTTGTGGAACCCCTCTACTGAGGAATTCAAGATTATTCCTCCAAGCCCTATCGAGTCTCTACCTTATATGGATATTTTACTTCGTCTTCATGGATTCAGTTATGACCATGTTACAGATGACTATAAGGTAATTCGTGAAGTAAGTTTTTTTCAATACCTCACAGACTTTGAAGGTGATTGGGATGACGTGCCAAAGTGCCCAGACCCATACCCAGACCCCCTTTGGGAGATATATAGCTTGAGGAGTAACTCATGGAGGAAACTTGATATTGAGATGCATAGTGCATATAGAGATGATAGCATTTACATGAATGGAGTGTGTCACTGGTTGTGTAGACCAAACCAAGACATCGATGAAGGACATTTGTTATCATTTAATTTTAGCCATGAGAGTTCATTTACAACAGCATTACCCTTAGATCTATGTGATATAATGATTATAAATCGCCCGGTCGTGTTGAATGGGTCCATTGCTGTGATCTCAAACCATTGTGAAACCACTACTTTTCACATAACAGTTTTGGGTGAGGTCGGTGTGAAGGAATCATGGATGAAGCTTTTCACGGTTGGGCCCTTGCCTTGCGTCGAGTATCCTATTGGAATGGGGAAGAAGGGTGATATATTCTTCACaaaaaaagatgaagaagtGGTCTGGTTTGATTTAGGTACCATGATGGTCCAAGAGATTGGACTCAAAGGAAAGTCACCTTGTACTCGGATGGTAATTTATAAGGAAAATCTTCTCCGATTGAGCAAATAG